A region of Maridesulfovibrio sp. DNA encodes the following proteins:
- a CDS encoding glycosyltransferase family 9 protein, with translation MKALVINLTRFGDLLQTQPVITALAEQGYEVGVMCLKNFSGTTQLLRNVAQTFPLPGASLLAAIDRDWREAISVFESYCAEIEGTFNPALVINLTPSVPSRLISLRLGQGREVRGFAMDEFGFNADTSRWAGFLQMASSNRGASPFNVVDLFSRVAGIDRPAAFELAEPVLEMKIAALKLLENPAPGAKGFVGFQPGASEDRRRWPVAYFRELGHSLWKQKRMVPVLLGTESEKELGQRILEGAKFPAVNLMGVTSLQELAAVLRRLNLLVTNDTGTMHLAAGSGTPLAAIFLATAQPWDTGPAAVNLCCFEPDLDCHPCPFGQKCIHENICRRAVSPETVFEAVSLFIDSGEWPQLENRGVRAYLTGRDEQGMMSLVSLSGHDQSDRHKWIFLQRELYRRFLDGEDVSAADLPRIELSTELRERLLESLGNCRDVLFLLSRQVVLLKADPIEAMKMKFLANLQKIQDIMSSCPELSVLSSMWMIESRTHENLDGVMDQLARYMALVGALSAALD, from the coding sequence ATGAAAGCGCTAGTCATAAATCTCACCCGTTTCGGGGATTTACTGCAGACCCAGCCGGTAATTACGGCTTTGGCCGAGCAGGGCTATGAAGTCGGAGTCATGTGTTTGAAAAATTTTTCCGGGACAACACAGCTCCTACGCAATGTAGCACAAACTTTTCCTTTGCCCGGAGCATCGCTGCTTGCCGCTATTGACAGGGACTGGCGCGAGGCAATCAGTGTTTTTGAATCTTATTGCGCGGAAATTGAGGGAACTTTTAATCCTGCATTGGTAATCAACCTGACGCCAAGTGTTCCCTCGCGGCTGATTTCCCTCAGGCTTGGTCAAGGGCGCGAAGTGCGCGGCTTTGCCATGGATGAATTCGGTTTCAACGCGGATACCTCTCGCTGGGCCGGATTTTTGCAAATGGCATCCTCCAACCGCGGTGCCAGCCCGTTTAATGTCGTGGACCTTTTCAGCAGGGTGGCAGGCATAGATCGTCCGGCAGCCTTTGAACTGGCCGAGCCTGTACTAGAAATGAAAATTGCGGCCTTGAAGCTGTTGGAAAATCCTGCTCCGGGGGCCAAAGGTTTTGTCGGTTTCCAGCCCGGAGCCAGTGAGGATCGCAGACGTTGGCCGGTTGCTTATTTCAGGGAGCTTGGTCACAGCTTGTGGAAACAAAAACGTATGGTTCCAGTTTTGCTGGGGACCGAAAGCGAGAAGGAACTGGGCCAGCGCATTCTTGAGGGGGCTAAATTTCCCGCCGTAAATCTTATGGGCGTTACTTCCCTGCAGGAACTTGCAGCGGTGTTGCGCCGTCTAAACCTGCTGGTGACTAATGACACAGGGACCATGCATCTTGCCGCCGGGTCAGGTACCCCGCTGGCGGCAATTTTTCTGGCTACAGCCCAGCCTTGGGATACCGGACCGGCTGCAGTCAATCTGTGTTGCTTTGAACCTGATCTTGATTGCCATCCCTGTCCTTTCGGGCAGAAGTGTATTCATGAAAATATATGCCGCCGGGCTGTAAGCCCTGAGACTGTTTTTGAAGCCGTCTCATTATTTATTGATAGCGGGGAGTGGCCGCAGCTGGAAAACAGAGGTGTTCGTGCATATCTTACAGGGCGTGACGAGCAGGGCATGATGAGTCTGGTTTCCCTTTCCGGTCATGATCAGAGCGACCGCCATAAATGGATTTTTTTGCAGCGTGAGTTGTATCGTCGTTTTCTTGACGGAGAAGATGTTTCCGCCGCTGATCTGCCCCGGATTGAGCTTTCTACCGAGCTGCGGGAAAGATTGCTGGAATCCCTTGGCAACTGTCGGGATGTTTTGTTTCTGCTTAGCAGACAGGTGGTGCTTCTAAAGGCTGATCCCATTGAAGCCATGAAGATGAAGTTTTTAGCTAACCTGCAAAAAATACAGGATATTATGTCTTCGTGCCCCGAACTTTCCGTGCTCTCTTCCATGTGGATGATTGAGTCTCGGACTCACGAAAATCTGGATGGGGTTATGGATCAGTTGGCTCGTTATATGGCGCTTGTCGGAGCTTTATCTGCTGCTTTGGATTGA
- a CDS encoding PilZ domain-containing protein: MEKLNFQYIIDLIQSQVVGPIEKIISTLPQESLYLILAAAGLTALLAAIFTFMWLRPKSPKKKTQEPTDFVHFFQKSGTIMDIAAAGQHNDVLGRAVLTAVKPDRIHLEIIEENGIKHLEQNDKIILMFPPEKSMAGKVNSFHSTINSLECDTDGCGRMTLTPPGKFALVKRRRHKRKRVVDQQFIRVKLWLGAADSGDTSFADRIPDLAVNSYDPRSTGHEDNQVINISNGGIGVGASPGLVESKLNTDDDVLINIFMFNFRQKIFKPFWYAGKIRSIENMDGHSCRVGVEFTYSGKMRDENEQHIDWVKM, encoded by the coding sequence ATGGAAAAATTAAATTTTCAATACATCATTGATCTGATTCAGTCACAAGTGGTCGGTCCCATTGAAAAAATTATTTCGACCCTACCTCAGGAATCCCTATACCTGATTTTGGCTGCGGCAGGATTGACAGCCCTGCTGGCGGCTATTTTCACCTTTATGTGGCTGCGACCCAAATCCCCGAAAAAGAAAACCCAAGAGCCGACTGATTTTGTTCATTTTTTTCAGAAAAGCGGAACCATTATGGACATTGCAGCAGCCGGCCAACATAATGATGTTCTGGGCAGGGCGGTACTCACCGCAGTTAAGCCGGACCGTATCCATCTTGAAATAATTGAAGAAAACGGCATCAAACATCTTGAACAGAATGATAAAATAATTCTGATGTTCCCTCCGGAAAAGAGCATGGCCGGAAAAGTGAACTCTTTTCACTCCACCATAAATTCTCTTGAATGTGACACAGACGGCTGCGGCAGGATGACCCTGACCCCGCCCGGCAAATTTGCACTGGTCAAACGGCGCAGGCACAAACGCAAACGGGTTGTTGACCAGCAGTTCATCCGCGTCAAACTATGGCTTGGAGCTGCCGACTCCGGTGACACATCCTTTGCTGACCGCATTCCGGACCTTGCTGTCAATTCTTATGATCCCCGTTCTACCGGGCACGAGGATAATCAGGTCATCAATATTTCCAACGGAGGTATCGGGGTGGGAGCATCTCCCGGGCTGGTGGAATCAAAATTAAATACTGATGATGATGTGCTGATCAACATTTTTATGTTCAATTTCCGGCAGAAAATTTTTAAACCATTCTGGTATGCGGGCAAGATCCGCTCCATTGAAAATATGGACGGACATAGTTGCCGGGTTGGCGTGGAGTTCACATACAGCGGCAAGATGCGCGATGAAAATGAGCAGCACATTGACTGGGTAAAGATGTAG
- a CDS encoding ribonuclease H-like domain-containing protein, translating into MLERTFCHLKGIGSSTEAKIWQAGVNNWNDILDGVDTPLSDTKKNDLEKGCGESKQKLEEYDANWFADRLPASDQWRLYSHFRDNVAYIDIETTGTDAHNCDITTIALWNGKEIKTYVQGKNLYEFEDEIARYPLIVSFNGKCFDVPFIEKYFGLKVEAAHIDLRFVFRALGITGGLKGIEHYFGMDRGDAEGLDGYFAVLLWNEYEMNGDERALDTLLAYNVLDSVNLENLMIKGYNLHIERFPQHDLEPIAEKVEPLNPYKAHREVVEGIRAKYSGEGSFRRF; encoded by the coding sequence ATGCTCGAAAGAACTTTTTGCCATCTCAAAGGAATAGGAAGCAGTACAGAAGCCAAGATATGGCAGGCTGGCGTGAACAATTGGAATGATATTCTGGACGGTGTAGACACCCCTCTTTCCGATACCAAAAAAAATGATCTGGAAAAGGGCTGCGGTGAATCAAAGCAGAAACTTGAAGAGTATGATGCCAATTGGTTTGCCGATCGTCTTCCAGCTTCTGACCAGTGGCGGCTGTATTCGCATTTCCGGGATAATGTAGCCTACATTGATATAGAAACCACCGGAACCGATGCCCACAATTGTGATATCACCACCATAGCGCTCTGGAACGGCAAAGAAATCAAGACCTACGTACAGGGTAAAAATCTTTATGAATTCGAGGATGAAATTGCCCGCTATCCGTTGATAGTCAGTTTTAACGGAAAGTGCTTTGATGTTCCGTTCATTGAAAAATATTTCGGCCTGAAAGTTGAGGCTGCCCATATCGACTTGCGTTTTGTGTTTCGTGCCTTGGGCATTACCGGAGGCTTGAAAGGCATTGAACACTATTTCGGTATGGATCGTGGTGATGCGGAAGGTTTGGACGGTTATTTTGCTGTCCTGCTTTGGAATGAATATGAGATGAACGGTGATGAACGCGCTCTTGATACTTTGCTGGCTTATAACGTGCTGGACAGTGTTAATCTGGAAAATCTTATGATCAAGGGGTATAATCTTCATATTGAAAGATTTCCCCAGCATGATCTCGAGCCGATTGCCGAGAAGGTTGAACCTTTGAACCCTTACAAAGCTCACCGGGAGGTGGTCGAGGGAATAAGGGCAAAATATTCCGGGGAAGGATCGTTCCGCAGATTTTGA
- a CDS encoding class I SAM-dependent methyltransferase — protein MQEQSTVEINKIHHAFMGPEEMVIDPSLYSDSSLLADVDRMSDPSVRISDSMIMGMVLKFFYCYVHKGGFDQPVALEEVSKLCEMFSRHRSLNEPDDDIELMNYLRQWSFSLRMLADITKTSHIIRSIVTQNIAPNLLEQDEYVGLDIGTGTGILLLAQYIHARRNGFKEITLYGIEYDKMVGLQSYKIFTQLGIAEIILGDARDAKNYAPLANKTVTFVSNETVAAMHQPLRREHFVSICKTLFRTIGKNIKDAAFFPEGLIAFCKDMNVSVLLAKNTAFQGPKEYHEMNLFPQGIIIEGNIVPLHQLGEELLPYLSEWAQRSLPRRW, from the coding sequence ATGCAGGAACAGAGCACAGTTGAGATAAATAAGATTCACCACGCGTTCATGGGCCCGGAAGAGATGGTCATAGATCCATCGCTATATTCTGACAGTTCGTTGCTTGCAGATGTGGACCGCATGAGTGATCCTTCGGTCAGGATCTCAGATTCCATGATTATGGGTATGGTTCTCAAATTTTTCTATTGCTACGTGCATAAGGGCGGTTTTGATCAGCCTGTTGCCCTTGAAGAAGTGAGCAAGCTGTGTGAAATGTTCAGTCGTCACCGGAGTCTTAATGAGCCTGATGACGACATTGAGCTGATGAATTACCTGCGTCAGTGGTCTTTTTCTTTGCGTATGCTTGCGGACATAACCAAGACCAGCCATATCATCCGTTCCATCGTGACCCAGAATATTGCTCCTAATCTTCTTGAACAGGACGAATACGTAGGGCTGGACATAGGTACCGGAACCGGAATCCTGCTCCTTGCCCAGTATATCCATGCCCGCCGCAACGGTTTTAAGGAGATAACCCTTTACGGTATTGAATATGATAAAATGGTCGGCTTGCAGAGCTATAAAATTTTTACACAACTTGGAATTGCCGAAATAATTCTCGGTGATGCCCGTGATGCCAAGAATTATGCACCGCTGGCCAACAAAACGGTGACCTTTGTTTCCAACGAAACCGTGGCTGCCATGCATCAGCCTCTACGCCGTGAACATTTCGTCTCCATCTGCAAGACTCTTTTTCGCACCATAGGAAAGAATATTAAAGATGCGGCTTTCTTCCCTGAAGGATTAATCGCTTTCTGCAAAGATATGAATGTCTCCGTACTGCTGGCGAAAAATACCGCTTTTCAGGGACCCAAAGAATATCATGAGATGAATCTTTTTCCACAAGGCATCATAATTGAAGGAAATATTGTTCCCCTGCATCAGCTTGGCGAAGAATTGCTGCCCTATCTTTCCGAATGGGCCCAGCGTAGTCTGCCGCGCAGGTGGTAG
- a CDS encoding DEAD/DEAH box helicase — MSFDQFKFDMRLVSGIRSAGYEVPTPVQLRAIPVVLQGRDVMGLAQTGTGKTAAFVLPVLQRLLNAGAEKRGPARVLVLSPTRELALQTHEAFIELGRQTGIRSAAVYGGAGIGRQAKEVKKVTVVNATPGRLLDLHERGEIDLSQVDTLILDEADRMLDMGFMDEVEKILGILPASRQNLMFSATMPDEISRLSQNILRDPEVVRVAVTVSADGVSHYSCPVPLHLKQSFLKVLLKEIEFERVLVFVRTKRWARRLAQRLIKGGLAAADLHGDLSQSKRNRTLSGFKFGDFKVLVATDLAARGIDCSNISHVINYDMPDNVEIFIHRTGRTGRAETKGIAYTFVADEDRTRLTEIEESLGYGLELFYLDKFNYSAPKPDFSVSEDTKGCKKISTQSKKK; from the coding sequence TTGAGTTTCGACCAGTTTAAATTTGACATGCGCCTTGTTTCCGGTATTCGCAGTGCCGGGTACGAGGTTCCGACCCCTGTGCAGTTAAGGGCTATCCCCGTAGTGCTTCAGGGACGTGATGTTATGGGGCTGGCTCAGACCGGAACGGGTAAGACTGCCGCTTTTGTCCTGCCTGTTCTGCAACGGTTGCTCAATGCGGGAGCGGAAAAACGCGGTCCGGCACGGGTGCTTGTTCTATCCCCGACTCGAGAGCTGGCTTTGCAGACTCATGAGGCTTTTATTGAATTGGGTAGGCAGACCGGAATTCGCAGTGCAGCGGTTTATGGCGGTGCAGGTATCGGCAGACAGGCCAAAGAAGTCAAAAAAGTCACTGTGGTCAATGCCACTCCCGGCAGGTTGCTTGACCTGCATGAACGGGGCGAGATCGATTTATCACAAGTTGATACCCTTATTTTAGATGAAGCGGACCGTATGCTCGATATGGGCTTCATGGATGAAGTGGAAAAGATACTCGGCATATTGCCTGCCAGTCGTCAGAATCTGATGTTTTCGGCTACCATGCCTGATGAAATCAGCAGGCTTTCACAAAATATTCTCCGTGATCCAGAAGTTGTCCGGGTGGCGGTAACTGTAAGTGCGGACGGGGTAAGCCACTACAGTTGTCCTGTGCCCCTGCATTTGAAGCAGAGTTTCCTGAAAGTTCTGCTCAAGGAAATTGAATTTGAGCGGGTGCTGGTTTTTGTACGCACCAAACGTTGGGCCAGAAGACTTGCCCAGCGTCTGATCAAAGGCGGTCTGGCTGCTGCGGACCTGCATGGCGATCTTTCCCAGAGCAAGCGTAACCGGACACTCAGCGGCTTCAAGTTCGGTGATTTCAAAGTGCTGGTAGCTACGGATCTTGCCGCCCGGGGCATTGACTGTTCTAATATTTCCCACGTCATTAATTATGATATGCCGGACAATGTTGAGATTTTCATTCACCGCACCGGCAGGACCGGACGGGCCGAGACTAAAGGTATTGCTTATACCTTTGTTGCGGATGAAGACAGAACTCGCCTTACTGAAATAGAGGAATCCCTGGGGTACGGGCTGGAACTTTTTTATCTGGATAAATTCAATTACAGCGCACCCAAGCCTGACTTCAGCGTTTCAGAAGATACAAAAGGGTGTAAAAAAATCAGCACCCAGTCAAAAAAGAAATAG
- the mtaB gene encoding tRNA (N(6)-L-threonylcarbamoyladenosine(37)-C(2))-methylthiotransferase MtaB has product MDMVMKKFWITTLGCKINQYESESVRERWLRMGYEQAENDAEAHEIVINSCAVTAAALRDLRQTVRGINRRNPEGKIIIAGCAAQVFAKELAELPGVADVIPQERKFELLKLEDQPEISEGHTLFQPFEIDDYERSRAVVKVQDGCSHRCTYCIVPITRGPSVSRSADDVLNEISRLLDSGFREMIISGINLSHYGREFDESFDFWDLMKLIEDEFGAEWGGRARLRISSLEPGQLNERALEVFSKSNLICPQLHLSLQSGDRAVLKRMGRGHYKPEDVLVFLDKLKDVWPVFGLGADILTGFPGETEEEFKNTLEFCRKLPLSYAHVFPYSVRPGTAAASMKGQLDGPTKKERGRILREMIEEKKQEFLHQISKMDSLKVLFQNKNKGICEFYSTCILEEGFENKVPRDLIEVKPVAASKDSLTVKIK; this is encoded by the coding sequence ATGGACATGGTAATGAAAAAATTCTGGATCACCACCTTAGGTTGCAAGATCAACCAGTATGAAAGCGAATCAGTGCGTGAGCGCTGGCTGCGTATGGGATACGAGCAGGCTGAGAATGATGCCGAGGCCCATGAGATTGTCATCAACTCCTGCGCTGTGACTGCTGCGGCCCTGCGTGATTTGCGACAGACAGTACGTGGCATCAACCGCCGTAACCCTGAAGGAAAAATTATCATTGCCGGATGTGCTGCACAGGTTTTTGCAAAAGAGCTTGCTGAACTCCCCGGGGTTGCTGATGTCATTCCGCAGGAACGTAAATTCGAGTTGCTCAAGCTTGAAGATCAGCCTGAAATCTCTGAGGGGCATACTCTTTTCCAGCCTTTTGAGATCGATGATTATGAACGCTCAAGGGCGGTGGTCAAAGTGCAGGACGGCTGTTCGCATCGTTGCACCTACTGCATTGTGCCCATCACCAGAGGGCCGAGTGTGAGCCGTTCGGCTGATGATGTTCTCAATGAAATTTCCCGTCTGCTTGATTCCGGGTTCCGGGAAATGATTATCAGCGGCATCAACCTCAGTCATTACGGACGCGAGTTTGATGAGAGTTTTGATTTCTGGGATCTCATGAAACTCATCGAAGATGAGTTCGGCGCAGAGTGGGGCGGGCGCGCAAGACTGCGTATCAGTTCTCTTGAGCCGGGCCAGCTCAATGAGCGGGCGTTGGAAGTTTTTTCAAAATCCAATCTGATCTGCCCTCAGCTGCATCTTTCCCTGCAAAGCGGTGACCGTGCGGTGCTTAAACGCATGGGCCGGGGGCATTACAAGCCGGAAGATGTGTTGGTCTTTTTGGATAAACTTAAGGACGTATGGCCTGTTTTCGGCCTTGGAGCGGATATTTTGACCGGTTTTCCCGGAGAAACCGAGGAAGAATTTAAAAATACGCTTGAATTTTGCCGTAAACTGCCCCTATCTTATGCGCATGTCTTTCCGTATTCTGTCCGTCCGGGGACTGCTGCGGCTTCCATGAAAGGGCAGCTGGACGGGCCGACAAAAAAGGAACGGGGCCGGATTCTGCGTGAAATGATAGAAGAAAAGAAGCAGGAATTTCTGCACCAAATTTCGAAAATGGACTCGCTTAAAGTCCTTTTTCAAAACAAAAACAAGGGTATCTGCGAATTTTATTCCACCTGTATTCTGGAAGAAGGATTCGAAAACAAAGTGCCCCGTGATTTAATTGAAGTAAAACCCGTCGCTGCAAGCAAAGACAGCCTGACGGTAAAAATAAAATAA
- a CDS encoding YicC/YloC family endoribonuclease: MPVSMTGFGRAETTEDKWSHVWEIRSVNSRFLDLKWRLPNSLRGYESRWEKIVRKYGSRGRVDLSLNLEVFSTELLGISLNQLQAKAMIDQLKDMAVADGVEFTPDYNRLFNISGLWRDASSEPDPQLAESISAGLEKALANWKESREDEGADLVRDLEERFTLLREYAEKVKVKVPEILETKREALIERVKGNMENLGAEYIEDRMVQEVAILTDKLDVSEEITRLDAHLERIFEVLRGNKDAGKRLDFLLQETFREINTCGNKCQDSEVSRIVVEFKAELEKCREQVQNIE, from the coding sequence ATGCCCGTAAGTATGACCGGATTTGGTCGCGCTGAGACCACCGAAGACAAATGGAGCCATGTTTGGGAAATCCGTAGCGTTAATTCACGTTTTCTGGATTTGAAATGGCGTCTGCCCAATTCCCTGCGCGGTTATGAATCCCGCTGGGAAAAAATTGTAAGAAAGTACGGCTCCCGCGGTCGGGTGGATTTGTCCCTCAATCTGGAAGTTTTCAGCACCGAACTGCTGGGGATAAGCCTGAACCAGCTGCAGGCCAAAGCAATGATTGATCAGCTTAAAGATATGGCTGTTGCGGACGGCGTGGAATTCACCCCGGACTACAACAGGCTTTTTAATATTTCCGGCCTGTGGCGCGACGCTTCCAGCGAACCTGATCCTCAGCTCGCCGAGTCCATCAGCGCGGGCCTTGAGAAGGCTTTGGCTAACTGGAAAGAATCCAGAGAAGACGAAGGTGCCGATCTCGTGCGTGATCTTGAAGAGCGTTTTACCCTGCTCAGGGAATACGCTGAGAAGGTTAAGGTCAAGGTTCCTGAAATTCTGGAGACCAAGCGTGAAGCCCTGATCGAAAGAGTAAAAGGCAACATGGAGAATCTCGGTGCCGAATACATTGAGGACCGTATGGTACAGGAAGTAGCCATCCTGACCGATAAGCTGGATGTTTCCGAAGAAATTACGAGACTGGATGCCCATCTGGAGCGTATTTTTGAAGTCCTGCGCGGTAACAAGGATGCCGGTAAGCGTCTTGATTTTCTGCTGCAGGAAACCTTCAGGGAAATCAATACCTGCGGTAACAAATGTCAGGATTCAGAAGTGAGCAGGATTGTGGTCGAATTCAAGGCCGAACTTGAAAAATGTCGTGAACAGGTTCAAAACATTGAGTAA
- a CDS encoding DUF370 domain-containing protein, producing the protein MMQKQTLLNIGFGNFVVSSRVIAIVNPSSSPMRRLREDARQEGRLVDATQGRKTRSIIVTDSNHVILSAIQAETIGHRYTSEEGDND; encoded by the coding sequence ATGATGCAGAAGCAGACCTTATTAAATATCGGATTCGGTAATTTTGTTGTTTCAAGTCGGGTTATCGCCATCGTCAACCCTTCTTCTTCGCCCATGCGCAGATTGCGTGAAGACGCAAGGCAGGAAGGCCGGCTGGTGGATGCCACGCAGGGCCGTAAAACCCGTTCCATCATTGTTACCGATTCCAATCATGTTATCCTTTCAGCTATTCAGGCTGAAACCATTGGTCACCGTTACACCTCCGAGGAGGGCGACAATGACTGA
- the gmk gene encoding guanylate kinase codes for MTDIPAPKQKGQVLVLCAPSGTGKSTLVKKLRGEFPQVGFSISCTTRNPREGEEDGKDYFFLSVDEFNEKLEAGEFAEWAEVHGNFYGTPKKPVEKMLFKGMDILFDIDFQGCMQLMESMPEGIFVFLMPPSYGELRKRLEGRNTDTEHIINRRMRNAMEEMASAPKFEYWIVNDNLEKAYAELRAIYLAGKNRPCSNPGLLESILSTWE; via the coding sequence ATGACTGATATCCCGGCTCCGAAGCAGAAAGGGCAGGTGCTGGTCCTCTGTGCTCCGTCCGGTACCGGAAAGAGTACTCTCGTAAAAAAGCTGCGCGGGGAATTCCCGCAGGTCGGTTTTTCCATTTCCTGTACCACACGTAATCCGCGTGAAGGTGAAGAGGACGGCAAGGATTACTTTTTTCTGAGTGTCGATGAATTCAATGAAAAGTTGGAAGCCGGGGAATTTGCGGAATGGGCCGAGGTCCACGGCAATTTCTACGGCACCCCGAAAAAACCGGTGGAAAAGATGCTCTTCAAGGGCATGGATATTCTGTTTGACATTGATTTTCAGGGCTGTATGCAGTTGATGGAATCCATGCCGGAGGGTATTTTTGTTTTCCTGATGCCCCCGTCCTACGGGGAGTTGCGCAAGAGACTTGAAGGACGCAATACCGACACCGAACATATCATTAATCGCCGTATGCGTAATGCCATGGAGGAAATGGCTTCCGCCCCGAAATTCGAGTACTGGATTGTGAATGATAATCTGGAAAAGGCTTACGCGGAACTTAGGGCCATTTACCTTGCCGGAAAAAACCGCCCCTGTAGTAATCCGGGGCTTCTTGAAAGTATCTTAAGTACATGGGAATAA
- the pyrF gene encoding orotidine-5'-phosphate decarboxylase → MSELVVALDFKDAQSAIEMAEKVRGVAPWVKVGLELFCAEGPEIITRFKEMGFKVFVDLKFFDIPNTVKGAVRSATRAGADMLSLHALGGERMALAAREGRAEGAGGSEGPLLMAITILTSMDEEDIPFPVPDGLGSAVLDLALASSQAGLDGVVCSGLEVEAIKEKCGKDFLALTPGIRPASVSDDQRRVVTPSQAVERGSNFLVVGRPITGADEPAKAAQRIVAEMNS, encoded by the coding sequence ATGTCTGAATTAGTTGTTGCCCTCGATTTTAAAGATGCACAAAGCGCAATTGAAATGGCTGAAAAAGTACGCGGCGTGGCCCCTTGGGTGAAAGTCGGGCTGGAACTTTTTTGCGCTGAAGGTCCTGAGATAATTACACGGTTCAAGGAAATGGGTTTTAAGGTCTTTGTGGACCTGAAATTTTTTGACATTCCCAATACAGTGAAAGGTGCGGTGCGTTCCGCCACCCGTGCAGGGGCTGATATGCTCAGCCTGCACGCTCTTGGAGGGGAGCGCATGGCACTAGCCGCCCGTGAAGGCCGTGCCGAGGGAGCTGGTGGATCCGAGGGACCGCTGCTTATGGCTATTACCATTCTGACCAGCATGGATGAGGAAGATATTCCTTTTCCGGTTCCTGATGGATTAGGTTCCGCTGTGCTTGATCTGGCTCTTGCTTCATCGCAGGCCGGGCTGGACGGCGTGGTCTGTTCCGGTCTTGAAGTCGAAGCCATCAAGGAAAAATGCGGCAAGGATTTTCTGGCCCTTACTCCGGGCATCAGGCCCGCATCTGTTTCCGATGACCAACGTAGGGTGGTTACTCCATCTCAGGCAGTTGAACGCGGTTCAAATTTTCTCGTAGTCGGCAGGCCGATTACCGGAGCGGATGAACCTGCGAAAGCCGCACAAAGGATTGTTGCTGAAATGAATTCATAA
- a CDS encoding tetratricopeptide repeat protein, whose amino-acid sequence MAANRISGVFSSSTESTVGTGTTSRQTVQKTYWFVQEKDSGALEVQPLNSNNVPSGPKLMVERDKFLDNYNPEPEYFIEIVKPSMEALEGNIKRGEGHRASGESYSAEYEFGHAIDIDEENVRANFGLGLTYLERGETGRAEDVFRRLVGIGAIYEPQHKHLFNDFGINLRRNGMIDQALEYYHKAEELSKHDENLCLNIARAYYEKGQFENCIEYIKKSLKINPELEEAIMFWGYLKNNGYLSDEDDDLNLDFDDFQEKQEKEGPIAGLEIDF is encoded by the coding sequence ATGGCTGCCAACCGAATTAGCGGTGTTTTTTCTTCAAGTACCGAATCAACTGTAGGAACCGGAACGACCAGCCGTCAGACCGTGCAGAAAACCTATTGGTTTGTGCAGGAAAAGGATAGTGGTGCTTTGGAAGTGCAGCCCTTGAATAGTAATAATGTTCCTTCCGGTCCGAAACTCATGGTCGAGCGCGATAAATTCCTTGATAACTATAACCCTGAGCCGGAGTACTTTATAGAGATTGTCAAGCCGAGCATGGAAGCGCTTGAGGGCAACATTAAACGCGGAGAAGGGCACCGCGCAAGCGGTGAAAGCTACAGCGCGGAATATGAATTCGGGCATGCCATTGATATCGATGAAGAGAATGTGCGGGCCAATTTCGGCCTCGGGCTGACCTATCTTGAGCGCGGTGAGACCGGGCGGGCGGAGGATGTCTTCCGCAGACTGGTAGGCATCGGGGCTATTTATGAGCCGCAGCACAAACATCTTTTTAATGATTTCGGTATCAACCTGCGCCGGAACGGTATGATCGACCAGGCTCTTGAGTATTACCATAAAGCCGAGGAACTCAGTAAGCACGATGAGAATCTCTGCCTGAATATTGCCCGGGCTTATTACGAAAAGGGTCAATTTGAGAATTGCATCGAGTATATTAAAAAATCACTGAAGATTAACCCTGAACTGGAAGAAGCGATCATGTTCTGGGGCTACCTGAAGAACAATGGTTATCTATCTGACGAAGATGATGATCTGAATCTTGATTTTGACGATTTTCAGGAAAAGCAGGAAAAAGAAGGCCCTATTGCCGGCCTTGAGATTGATTTTTAG